A genomic segment from Synchiropus splendidus isolate RoL2022-P1 chromosome 18, RoL_Sspl_1.0, whole genome shotgun sequence encodes:
- the ttll9 gene encoding probable tubulin polyglutamylase TTLL9 isoform X1 has product MSKSKTPGNRSSTDSSRDEEGEDRTIYFKCGLHNTILDVLRQRPGWIEVKDDDEWDFYWCEIGWLRESFDHTYLEEHMRINHFRNHYELTRKNLMVKNLKRYRKQLERESGAADASGCDFFPCTFAMPNEYHVFVEEFKRTPGNIWIMKPVAKSQGKGIFLFRKLKDVMDWKRNGVRSDEDKDAAHVESYVAQRYIENPYLINGRKFDLRVYVLVTSYVPLRAWLYRDGFARISNTRYSLSSIDDRYMHLTNVAVQKTAPDYDPEKGCKWHMQQLRSYLTAKHGRTTVETLFKEMDNIFIRSLLSVQKVIINDKHCFELYGYDILLDQNLKPWLIEVNASPSHTPSSREDYQMKCRLLDDTLNVVDMEGRLTGKEKRVGGFDLMWNDGPVYKEDTQQDTLSSTLTSNTHLGCTNDRDKQLSRLFNPFPCQKSTSN; this is encoded by the exons ATGTCCAAATCTAAG ACACCTGGAAACAGAAGTTCCACAGATTCTTCGAGAGACGAAGAAGG GGAGGACAGAACTATATATTTCAAGTGCGGTCTCCACAACACCATCCTGGATGTCCTCCGTCAAAGGCCTGGCTGGATCGAAGTGAAAGA TGATGATGAGTGGGACTTCTACTGGTGTGAAATAGGATGGCTGAGAGAAAGCTTCGATCATACGTACCTCGAGGAGCACATGAGGATTAACCACTTTCGAAATCATTATGAG TTGACTCGCAAGAACCTCATGGTGAAGAACCTCAAGCGCTACCGGAAGCAACTTGAAAGAgagtctggtgctgctgatgCAAGCGGCTGTGATTTTTTCCCGTGCACCTTTGCCATGCCCAACGAGTACCATGTGTTTGTGGAGGAGTTCAAACGAACGCCTGGCAACATTTGGATCATGAAACCG gtgGCAAAATCTCAAGGGAAGGGGATTTTCCTTTTCCGCAAGCTGAAAGACGTCATGGACTGGAAAAGG AATGGCGTCCGCTCAGATGAGGACAAAGACGCAGCGCATGTGGAAAGCTATGTAGCTCAGCGGTATATCGAGAACCCCTACTTGATCAATG GAAGGAAATTCGATTTGAGAGTTTACGTCCTGGTAACATCT TATGTTCCATTAAGAGCGTGGCTGTATAGAGACGGCTTCGCCCGCATCTCCAATACCCGCTACTCCCTCAGTAGTATTGATGACAGAT ATATGCACCTCACTAACGTTGCAGTTCAGAAAACAGCGCCTGACTACGACCCTGAAAAG GGATGCAAGTGGCATATGCAGCAGCTCCGCAGCTACCTGACGGCCAAACATGGCCGAACCACTGTGGAAACTTTGTTTAAAGAGATGGACAACATCTTCATCCGCAGCCTGCTTAGTGTCCAGAAGGTCATCATCAATGACAAGCACTGTTTCGAGCTCTATGGATACGACATTCTGCTGGATCAGAACCTCAAGCC GTGGTTGATCGAGGTGAACGCTTCGCCCTCTCACACGCCAAGCAGCCGGGAGGATTACCAGATGAAGTGCAGGCTGTTGGACGACACGCTGAATGTGGTCGACATGGAGGgaag GTTGACTGGCAAGGAGAAGCGAGTGGGTGGTTTTGATCTCATGTGGAACGATGGTCCGGTTTATAAAGAGGACACCCAGCAGGACACGCTGAGCAGCACGCTGACCTCCAACACCCACTTAG GATGCACCAACGACAGAGACAAGCAGCTGAGTCGCCTTTTCAATCCATTCCCATGTCAGAAGTCCACTTCGAATTGA
- the ttll9 gene encoding probable tubulin polyglutamylase TTLL9 isoform X2, giving the protein MSKSKTPGNRSSTDSSRDEEGEDRTIYFKCGLHNTILDVLRQRPGWIEVKDDDEWDFYWCEIGWLRESFDHTYLEEHMRINHFRNHYELTRKNLMVKNLKRYRKQLERESGAADASGCDFFPCTFAMPNEYHVFVEEFKRTPGNIWIMKPVAKSQGKGIFLFRKLKDVMDWKRNGVRSDEDKDAAHVESYVAQRYIENPYLINGRKFDLRVYVLYVPLRAWLYRDGFARISNTRYSLSSIDDRYMHLTNVAVQKTAPDYDPEKGCKWHMQQLRSYLTAKHGRTTVETLFKEMDNIFIRSLLSVQKVIINDKHCFELYGYDILLDQNLKPWLIEVNASPSHTPSSREDYQMKCRLLDDTLNVVDMEGRLTGKEKRVGGFDLMWNDGPVYKEDTQQDTLSSTLTSNTHLGCTNDRDKQLSRLFNPFPCQKSTSN; this is encoded by the exons ATGTCCAAATCTAAG ACACCTGGAAACAGAAGTTCCACAGATTCTTCGAGAGACGAAGAAGG GGAGGACAGAACTATATATTTCAAGTGCGGTCTCCACAACACCATCCTGGATGTCCTCCGTCAAAGGCCTGGCTGGATCGAAGTGAAAGA TGATGATGAGTGGGACTTCTACTGGTGTGAAATAGGATGGCTGAGAGAAAGCTTCGATCATACGTACCTCGAGGAGCACATGAGGATTAACCACTTTCGAAATCATTATGAG TTGACTCGCAAGAACCTCATGGTGAAGAACCTCAAGCGCTACCGGAAGCAACTTGAAAGAgagtctggtgctgctgatgCAAGCGGCTGTGATTTTTTCCCGTGCACCTTTGCCATGCCCAACGAGTACCATGTGTTTGTGGAGGAGTTCAAACGAACGCCTGGCAACATTTGGATCATGAAACCG gtgGCAAAATCTCAAGGGAAGGGGATTTTCCTTTTCCGCAAGCTGAAAGACGTCATGGACTGGAAAAGG AATGGCGTCCGCTCAGATGAGGACAAAGACGCAGCGCATGTGGAAAGCTATGTAGCTCAGCGGTATATCGAGAACCCCTACTTGATCAATG GAAGGAAATTCGATTTGAGAGTTTACGTCCTG TATGTTCCATTAAGAGCGTGGCTGTATAGAGACGGCTTCGCCCGCATCTCCAATACCCGCTACTCCCTCAGTAGTATTGATGACAGAT ATATGCACCTCACTAACGTTGCAGTTCAGAAAACAGCGCCTGACTACGACCCTGAAAAG GGATGCAAGTGGCATATGCAGCAGCTCCGCAGCTACCTGACGGCCAAACATGGCCGAACCACTGTGGAAACTTTGTTTAAAGAGATGGACAACATCTTCATCCGCAGCCTGCTTAGTGTCCAGAAGGTCATCATCAATGACAAGCACTGTTTCGAGCTCTATGGATACGACATTCTGCTGGATCAGAACCTCAAGCC GTGGTTGATCGAGGTGAACGCTTCGCCCTCTCACACGCCAAGCAGCCGGGAGGATTACCAGATGAAGTGCAGGCTGTTGGACGACACGCTGAATGTGGTCGACATGGAGGgaag GTTGACTGGCAAGGAGAAGCGAGTGGGTGGTTTTGATCTCATGTGGAACGATGGTCCGGTTTATAAAGAGGACACCCAGCAGGACACGCTGAGCAGCACGCTGACCTCCAACACCCACTTAG GATGCACCAACGACAGAGACAAGCAGCTGAGTCGCCTTTTCAATCCATTCCCATGTCAGAAGTCCACTTCGAATTGA
- the ttll9 gene encoding probable tubulin polyglutamylase TTLL9 isoform X3 — protein MSVYHCLVLQLTRKNLMVKNLKRYRKQLERESGAADASGCDFFPCTFAMPNEYHVFVEEFKRTPGNIWIMKPVAKSQGKGIFLFRKLKDVMDWKRNGVRSDEDKDAAHVESYVAQRYIENPYLINGRKFDLRVYVLVTSYVPLRAWLYRDGFARISNTRYSLSSIDDRYMHLTNVAVQKTAPDYDPEKGCKWHMQQLRSYLTAKHGRTTVETLFKEMDNIFIRSLLSVQKVIINDKHCFELYGYDILLDQNLKPWLIEVNASPSHTPSSREDYQMKCRLLDDTLNVVDMEGRLTGKEKRVGGFDLMWNDGPVYKEDTQQDTLSSTLTSNTHLGCTNDRDKQLSRLFNPFPCQKSTSN, from the exons ATGAG CGTGTACCACTGTCTTGTGCTGCAGTTGACTCGCAAGAACCTCATGGTGAAGAACCTCAAGCGCTACCGGAAGCAACTTGAAAGAgagtctggtgctgctgatgCAAGCGGCTGTGATTTTTTCCCGTGCACCTTTGCCATGCCCAACGAGTACCATGTGTTTGTGGAGGAGTTCAAACGAACGCCTGGCAACATTTGGATCATGAAACCG gtgGCAAAATCTCAAGGGAAGGGGATTTTCCTTTTCCGCAAGCTGAAAGACGTCATGGACTGGAAAAGG AATGGCGTCCGCTCAGATGAGGACAAAGACGCAGCGCATGTGGAAAGCTATGTAGCTCAGCGGTATATCGAGAACCCCTACTTGATCAATG GAAGGAAATTCGATTTGAGAGTTTACGTCCTGGTAACATCT TATGTTCCATTAAGAGCGTGGCTGTATAGAGACGGCTTCGCCCGCATCTCCAATACCCGCTACTCCCTCAGTAGTATTGATGACAGAT ATATGCACCTCACTAACGTTGCAGTTCAGAAAACAGCGCCTGACTACGACCCTGAAAAG GGATGCAAGTGGCATATGCAGCAGCTCCGCAGCTACCTGACGGCCAAACATGGCCGAACCACTGTGGAAACTTTGTTTAAAGAGATGGACAACATCTTCATCCGCAGCCTGCTTAGTGTCCAGAAGGTCATCATCAATGACAAGCACTGTTTCGAGCTCTATGGATACGACATTCTGCTGGATCAGAACCTCAAGCC GTGGTTGATCGAGGTGAACGCTTCGCCCTCTCACACGCCAAGCAGCCGGGAGGATTACCAGATGAAGTGCAGGCTGTTGGACGACACGCTGAATGTGGTCGACATGGAGGgaag GTTGACTGGCAAGGAGAAGCGAGTGGGTGGTTTTGATCTCATGTGGAACGATGGTCCGGTTTATAAAGAGGACACCCAGCAGGACACGCTGAGCAGCACGCTGACCTCCAACACCCACTTAG GATGCACCAACGACAGAGACAAGCAGCTGAGTCGCCTTTTCAATCCATTCCCATGTCAGAAGTCCACTTCGAATTGA
- the fam217ba gene encoding uncharacterized protein fam217ba → MSAGFSSYSVVEQKRESTLATCSMGPIMQERTASTAIKRVVSKEKIRVKNTENTGSVTSSKKGNKMRKATSLMENGLPGPGQDKDTLATAQRAAHTKKSRFKSGTPGNTSKLSSPVDEANVRPQLRQYRKEEKRETQWNTPCSTELLQNRGAGVGKNRRALSLPISPISGLRHMQMLPLTPSQLPSTEALQRHYTQKEDDTDSASDLSDSERLPVLPSPCTPCTPPHLNLRAEVISTNDFPPDIPGPRGIIGDEAESEEPIYGYPDFLPPPFNSWSLRQLAVFLHTEGRGAPRPKPVGPLEKYLERLLQLEWLQIQTINAENSRPPGSRTRPQSFPAAATAHPQRPHTAPSSRLNSPKGFRQNQRSVPFPVNNPPSPASSAAHHQLSRLPVCPHCHNRFPICNGSCSSYAYQRHSRLSPLLERRARPGAPAKRSSSETRETSKETKSPGGQGGGGHTPVSPSAAKSHIKHMQATGNSRKQPQESGASVRGQTRRRVRASSETDVKKEAGGVKATAAAEKRSAVAHKKDVAASKRAEKDWQRTEAGSQTSKTCVKRATKEQQPLTKASLSSKQNGKTKNVQFVAK, encoded by the exons ATGTCGGCTGGGTTCTCTAGCTATAGTGTGGTTGAGCAGAAGAGGGAATCCACGCTGGCGACCTGCAGCATGGGGCCCATCATGCAGGAGCGCACTGCATCCACGGCGATCAAACGCGTCGTGTCCAAAGAGAAGATCCGAGTGAAGAATACGGAAAACACCGGATCAGTCACCag TTCAAAGAAGGGTAACAAGATGAGGAAAGCAACGAGCCTAATGGAAAATGGTCTGCCAGGTCCAGGTCAAGATAAGGACACTCTGGCAACAGCGCAGAGA GCTGCTCACACAAAAAAGAGCCGATTCAAGTCTGGCACACCGGGAAATACAAGCAAACTTTCAAG CCCTGTCGACGAAGCTAACGTGAGACCTCAGCTTCGGCAGTacaggaaagaggaaaaaagagaaactcAATGGAACACACCTTGCAGCACGGAGCTCCTCCAGAATCGTGGGGCGGGAGTGGGGAAAAACCGCCGAGCCCTCTCTCTTCCCATCTCCCCAATATCGGGGCTGCGACACATGCAAATGCTGCCACTCACACCCTCCCAACTACCCAGTACGGAAGCCCTTCAGAGGCATTACACCCAGAAGGAAGACGACACTGACAGCGCCAGTGATCTGTCAGATTCTGAGAGGCTTCCTGTCTTGCCCTCCCCCTGTACACCTTGTACCCCACCTCATCTAAACCTTCGAGCTGAAGTCATCAGCACCAATGATTTTCCCCCAGATATACCAGGACCCCGGGGTATTATCGGTGATGAAGCAGAAAGCGAGGAGCCCATCTATGGTTACCCTGACTTCCTGCCCCCTCCCTTCAACAGCTGGAGCCTACGACAACTGGCAGTGTTCCTCCACACGGAGGGTCGGGGTGCTCCTCGGCCTAAGCCAGTAGGGCCCTTGGAGAAGTATCTGGAAAGGCTGCTGCAACTCGAGTGGCTGCAGATCCAAACAATCAACGCAGAAAATAGCCGTCCGCCAGGAAGCCGAACCCGACCTCAGAGCTTCCCTGCCGCCGCCACCGCCCACCCTCAGCGGCCCCACACGGCACCGTCCTCCCGACTCAACTCTCCAAAAGGTTTCCGTCAGAACCAGCGATCTGTTCCGTTTCCAGTCAACAATCCGCCATCACCTGCATCCTCAGCAGCGCACCACCAGCTCTCCCGACTGCCAGTGTGCCCACACTGTCACAATCGTTTTCCCATCTGCAACGGAAGCTGCTCTTCTTATGCCTACCAGCGACACTCCCGACTCAGCCCGCTGCTGGAGCGGAGAGCCAGACCCGGCGCCCCGGCtaagagaagcagcagcgagACAAGAGAAACCTCGAAAGAAACGAAGAGCCCCGGTGGACAAGGTGGTGGAGGACATACTCCGGTCAGCCCGTCGGCAGCCAAGAGTCACATCAAACACATGCAGGCCACGGGCAATTCTCGTAAACAACCGCAGGAATCTGGAGCCAGCGTTAGAGGTCAGACAAGGAGAAGGGTGAGAGCCAGCTCTGAGACAGATGTGAAGAAGGAAGCCGGTGGTGTGAAAGCCACGGCTGCTGCTGAGAAGCGCAGCGCGGTTGCTCATAAGAAAGACGTCGCCGCGTCCAAGAGGGCAGAGAAGGACTGGCAGAGGACAGAGGCAGGAAGTCAGACCTCAAAAACCTGTGTGAAAAGAGCGACAAAGGAGCAGCAACCTCTCACCAAAGCGTCACTTAGCAGCAAGCAGAATGGGAAAACTAAAAATGTACAGTTTGTTGCAAAGTAA
- the ppp1r3da gene encoding protein phosphatase 1, regulatory subunit 3Da, giving the protein MDKGWFIGMERILPSKSDPPPAGSFSTTGRPSLTVNLTKMLQASSSNAEKKPVPIRPPSPKVSAPKAPEFRRSLSCEPPPKPIIRYRSYSLPPPKQKKHCKHVGVRFVDSLGLNLEDIKLFKAGDEPLIPHHVTFKLLMAAEMADGRHLEISLPYLKPIFNQHPGDRPEFLHCLHTQKVCLERVFCFELGIIGITQVLNLDFAKDVRVRYSFTDWKSFAETKASWVSTITKTWEGGGGEFSCDTFRFHLPVPPFLQPGAVLEFAIQYRVSGMEYWDNNFGENYKLVCHNYKLAVPKECQDSMVHFV; this is encoded by the coding sequence ATGGACAAAGGATGGTTCATTGGAATGGAAAGGATTTTGCCCTCGAAATCAGATCCACCGCCTGCTGGCTCCTTCAGCACGACTGGAAGACCCTCCCTGACTGTCAACCTGACTAAAATGCTCCAGGCCAGCAGCTCAAATGCCGAGAAGAAACCAGTTCCAATTCGTCCTCCAAGTCCAAAAGTATCTGCGCCAAAAGCACCGGAGTTTCGCCGAAGCCTATCCTGTGAACCTCCTCCAAAGCCCATCATCCGGTATCGGTCCTACTCCCTTCcaccaccaaaacaaaaaaagcactgCAAACATGTTGGCGTTCGATTTGTCGATTCTTTGGGGCTCAACCTTGAAGATATTAAACTTTTTAAAGCTGGAGATGAACCACTTATCCCACATCATGTTACCTTTAAACTACTGATGGCAGCAGAGATGGCAGATGGACGGCATTTGGAGATCTCCCTACCATACCTGAAGCCGATTTTTAACCAGCACCCTGGCGACCGTCCTGAATTCCTTCATTGCCTCCACACTCAAAAAGTGTGTCTCGaaagagttttttgttttgaacttGGCATCATCGGAATCACCCAGGTGCTCAATCTGGACTTTGCGAAAGATGTCAGAGTTCGCTATTCATTCACAGACTGGAAGAGCTTCGCTGAAACAAAAGCCTCGTGGGTCTCCACCATCACCAAGACttgggaaggaggaggaggtgaattCAGCTGTGATACGTTTCGCTTCCATCTCCCTGTTCCTCCGTTTCTGCAGCCGGGTGCAGTGCTAGAGTTTGCCATACAATACAGAGTTTCTGGAATGGAATATTGGGACAACAATTTTGGAGAGAATTATAAATTAGTGTGTCATAACTACAAGCTTGCTGTACCTAAAGAGTGCCAAGACAGCATGGTGCACTTTGTTTAA